CATCCAACAGTGTTGTTGTCAACATTGACTTCTCTCAAGCATCTCATCATTTCAAGCTGGTAATTAGCACCATCGGCTTCAATCTCCTCATCCTCCTCCCGAGTCTAACAGAttcatgttaattaattaaaaagaaattaaactagaaaaaaaaaactgaaccattaaacaacataaaaaaaaaaataagccGCCTCATCATACCGGGAAGGGAAAGCAATTAGTGACTTCAAGAACACTACCAACATCTAGCCCAAGAAGTTGACCGGTCACAAGAGCTGGTGAAAACTCCTTACAATGCTTGATTATCTTCAATATAACCTATAGGAGAAGATACAAAATGTTTTAACCTAAATACAGACACGATAGGAATGATGCAGAACATATACAACAACAATTATAAATCCAAACTGGAAGTCTCactaattatcaattttcaaatataagtaCGACCGGGCGTGAAAACTTCTCAACGTAACCACTAAAAGAACAACGAACAGAAAAAGAATCTCAAATGACCTTCCGAATCGAACGAGAcgcaaaataagaaaagggaTAAGAGAAATTTACCAATCCTTCAATCTGAACAACACGAAGAGGGGAAGCAACCTCTTCCGTAGCAGCAACCTGCAGAAAAGATCTAGCCATCGCTGCAGCAGCAACAAAAACGAATTCATCAACAGCGAAGCGAAAAGACGTCAGAATCAAACTCgcaaatcaaaattcaaaatggaCAAACGAAGAGgtagagaaaaatgaaagaggtTGTACGTACAGTTTGCCATGATTAAGGATTCGATGGAAGGAAGAAGTGAATTGAATCGCAGAAGCAGCTACGTACGTGGGTGTTTGGGAGGAGCAAAAGTGAAGGAgagttttgtttgaataaacCCTACCCGCGGCGGCACTGTCCGGTGATGGGAAAGAGGAGCAACGATACGTCTCCGATTATGGGCCGAAGTATATCAAATAATCGgcccaaataaaaataaaaacaaaaatatcagCTTTAGagcttctatttttaaaaaaaaggtaaattcacacaataattaaacatataacaaCTATATTCCAAATATTGATTTACAAGTTATAAGATAGTTTTTGTTAGAGTTATAAAATGACTATCAATTAATACTATaatctctaaatatttttatttgtaatctCGATAACAAGCTGGGAAGTCATAATTTGTAGTCccctaaaaattaattttttgttaatttattcgACATCCAAATATTTTAGGGTTggataataaaaatcaaaatcaaggaTATTATAACTTATCCGTAAGTCCTAAGAgctgatttaatttaatttaatagtcATACAAGTTGGAATGAAATTTGGggtcatttttgtaatttgaccAAAAATTAAGGGAAGAAAAGGGTTCTATAAAATGAGATTCATAGGGGAAAAAAACCCTAACAAGGTTCTctgggaaaaaaaatcattggcTGCTGGGAGCTTTGGGGGATCGGAATTCGATCCTCCGATCGTTAATTCCTTGCAGATTATGAGAATCTGACAATGAAAAAAGACATCTCAGAAAGCCAGTTCCTCATTTCTCCCATGGGTTCTTGGCTCGCTATGATGTCTACATTTTCTACTCGTTTGAGCTCCACCATCCTCCTCTCTGCCTccaaatcttctttttttttgtctcttgATTTAGGGTTTATGGAACCTAGATGCTGTACTTACTGTTTTGTTTTCGTCGTTTTTTGATTCAGATTCCGAGTTTTCAACgaaatttggtttatttttcgtgttttttgttttaaatggtAGACTTCTCACTTCTTGTTCAAGTTACTTTTATATGTTCATGTTGACATAGACGAATTATCAACGTcctaataataattgaaataaccCAAATgcgaaaaaaatataaaaactttgCCTCTGGGTTATTTCTTCTCAATATGAATATAATTGAGTGATATAGTatcaattaattgaaattaaataccATGGTAATTAtcgttaaataaaaataataaaataaacatctCTTCCAAGCTATGTTTCTTTGTCTGGTGTGCAAGAAGTTCTGAAGAAGGTACTCAAAGTTGCTTGAAAAATTGGTGTGGCTTTGGGCTTCGAGAAGTAGCTCTCCAAGTTGACAAAATGGTTACTCAAATCTGAAGCCATTTAAAGAGATATCAACACTAAGAAATTGCACCATGATCTGTGAGAATGTGGGTGGAGGATCTTCAACATCTTGTTTACGATGATCTGTTGGATGAGCTTGTTTATGAAGATCTTCGACGCAAAGTGGGAAcagagaaaataaagaaaaaggttcACAGTTTCTTTCATCTTCCCATAATAATCCATTTTTGGTTTGTAGAAATATGACCTAAAGAATGAAGGACACTACTGAAACTATGTGTAAACGTTACCATGAGTCAAGTCCTTTAGGCTTGATTGCTATGGTTAGGGAGGAATGCATTGAAACACATGGGAATGTTGATATAATTAAGCAGATTCGAGAGACAACAtcaaatcttaattttgatGAAGTTATGATAGGAAGAGAAGTGGAAGTTTCAAACATAGTGAAGTTGGTGATTGAATTTAGCAAAGAACATCAAATATCCATCATACCCATTGTGGGTATGCGTGGGTTGGGGAATACAACTTTGGCCTTCAATCATGAGCCGGTTAAAGGTCATTTTGATGAAACTATATGGCTATGTGTGTGGCTGAACATGAAAACACCTCGCAATCTTGTTACTTGAATAAGAAGCATTGTGGCGAATTTGCGAGGAAATCTAGTGGTgatacttttaacttttgaagtgATAGTAAGAGTCCAAGAAATGGGATACAAGCTGAAATTGATTTGCCATACTTTGATGAATGAtacatgaaaaaattatttgatttgattaaaaaaaaagtaaaagatatatttgatTGGATGGATATTCATGAAAAGAGACAAATTAAGTtgttaaaatacaaattaaaaaggtGGGACAACAACATGGTGGGATCaattgtcataaaaaaaaggaggaaaattGGCAAGAAGGGAATaaaagattgagaaaaaagaaaatgaggaaGATGTTTGAAGCAAAGAGTCTTGTTTAACaattatgaataaatattGGATTAACCATATCAACATTCCAATCAATAAACTCAaactattaatataattaaccatttgtataattaaaaactcATTAACCCATAAGCTTCTTTTGGGAGTTGTCTCATCCGGCAAACTTGTTGGGCAACTAATATAAACTTATACTATCAGTCTGATCTTTcgtgaaatttttttgaagagCATAGTTTAACAATTGACATGACCATTTTTTGTAAGTCAATGATTGGACCCATTGCCGAAATTGTTGTAGTGAAAGAAACGTTTCTCCCAAGTAATTTGCATATAGAGAATTGGTATCACTTATGAGAGTAGCGTAGGCCTGCAATTTGCATATAcataattccataaaatccaaaacttcCTTTGAAGAGCACCAATTACCTCAGATtctctcttccattttccattcCTCGATTCCTGATTGCCTTCAACCCTCACTTCCCACTCACAACTACCTCACTATTCAGTGCTCCAATGGCGGTTGCCTCCGCCACTCCCCCTTTTTCCCCTCCATTTCTCTCCTCCCCTCGCCATCGCCATCGCCGTCCTGATGCAATTTCCTTCCGACCCTTTTCAATTTCGACCCCCAATTGCCTTCAGCAACTTCCCCTTTCTCTCAATTCCTTCCACATTTTCCGACGTCCTCGATTGGTCGCCGAGGCTTCTATTGGAGACAGGGAGAGTGGTGGGTCGACCTCTGTCTCCGACGACGAGGGCTTTGTCGGCGAGGACGCTGCTGCTTTTGATCTTTCCGAGCAGAAATTGACTTCGTGGGTTTATTTCACTGTGATTTTGGGGGTTGTTCTGTTCGTGTTGAATGTTGTTTGGATTGATAACTCTGCTGGGGGTGTTGGGAAGGCCTTTCTGGATGCTGTTTCTGGAATTTCGGATAGTCATGAGGTTCACTTTTTTTGTGTTACTtcgttttgtttaatttgattcaCATTTGGAGATGAAGCCTGTATAGAAATAGTTCCATTGCCATAGAAGCAGTGTTCATAGTAATTCTGCtgttttatagtttatatatagtgTTTCTCTCAGATGGTTTGTACGTGTTGGGTTCGTTGCTAAGACTTTTAGAAAGTTCAATTTTGTCCTTAATTTTAGTAAACTTCTAATGAATATGTAGAAGTTCTAAAATTGTATTCATTTGTAGCATTTTTGGGCTGTCTTGTGATATAGGAATATTTCCAATTCAGTTAGTAAAATATGTACATAACTCACAGATTTTGatagaaaaatcaatcttGATACATAAAGGATTGTATTGAAACTACGATCTTATTTGAACGAGATCTGTTTTGTAGGTTGTATATCTCTGTCCTTGAGTTCTAAAGGATTGTATTGAAACTGATTAAGGTCTTGTATGTCTGCTGTATATGAATGATTGGGGTGGATGAACATGGCATAAGGATTATATTGCTCATGGTTtaatgttgaattttggaaactcacttgattatttgattatgAATCTAAGTCTTGAAACTTTCTTCCGTAGGTTGTGATGTTGCTCCTCATATTCATTTTTGCCATTGTCCATAGTGGTTTGGCCAGTCTCCGAGATCAGGGCGAGAAGCTTGTCGGGGAACGAGCTTTTCGGGTTTTGTTTGCTGGAGTTTCTCTGCCATTGGCTGTTAGCACTGTGGTAGGTACCTTACCGCTTCTTTTCCCTTGAACTTGATGCAGTAAATGCAATGTTCTTGAAGTTACCTCAGTACCTTTTATTCATTCAAGTTTTCCGAATGCACACGCATATTGACTTGTTTACACTAAGGAATTATATTCAGGTGTATTTCATTAACCATCGATACGATGGAGTACAGTTATGGCAGCTCCAAAGTGTTCCCCTACTGCATCAACTTGTGTGGCTTAGCTCGTTTGTCTCCTTCATCTTTCTCTATCCTTCAACTTTTAATCTGCTGGAGGTTGCAGCAGTTGATAAACCAAAAATGCACCTTTGGGAAACAGGCATCATTAGAATAACTAGACATCCACAGGTTTGTTCGTGTTTCATTATCTTCAAtgttcatttcatttcattataatATCCGGGTTCTATTGTTGAGTAGTACTTGGGTGCAGTCTAGGTTGCACCATGTCCATGAGATGACTgtcaattaaaaatgaaaaaaaatagaacataaGACAAtcgtttttaaaaagtaaatttgcTACATGGCAGCTTGTGATTTGCACTTGGGTGGGTTGCACAAGATAGTTGCATCCTAGGATGCTCccaactatttttctttattagtGCTAGTTTGCTGGCTTCGACTTGAATTCATCGATGAACttgagttttaattttgtgtacCACTTGAAATACACGTCTCATAGACAAATTTCTTATGTCAAGTGTCCTCAAATAGTAGGGTTGAACAATAAATTAGCCAAATGAAAGCTTAGAAACCATAATATAGGATTTAAAACCAAACTGTATATTGCATTAGACGAGTTTTTTCAGAAGTCACATTTGGTCTTCTAGAATAACACGAGAGAAGATGAAATCCAATTTCGTCCCTCTCTGTTTCCTGATAAAATGTTGATACTTCATGAGGGGAGGTTAAAAAAGACCACCAACCATGAAAAGTCAAACTGACCTGGCAAATCttggttttcttttaagatGGTTGGACAGGTGATATGGTGTCTTGCTCATACAATCTGGATTGGGAACTCTGTTGCAGTAGCAGCTTCCATTGGTTTGATAGGACATCATCTGTTTGGCGTATGGAACGGAGACAGGAGGCTAGCCAAGCGATATGGGGCAGATTTTGAAGCCGTGAAAAGCCGAACAAGCATCATCCCATTCGCTGCCATTGTGGATGGTCGTCAAAAGTTGCCCGACGATTACTACAAGGAGTTCCTTCGCTTGCCATATCTATCAATCACTGCACTAACAATAGGAGCTTACCTTGCTCACCCTCTTATGCAAGCTGCTAGTTTCAGGCTTCATTGGTAACTCCATTTCTATGCAGCTAACTCTCCTGTTGTATCATAAATACTCAAATGTATTTCATTTGTTGTATAAACCAAAGCATAGAGCATACAGAAATGTGAGGCTATAGTCATAGCCTTTTTTATTACAaagttatgaaataaaaatcattcaaccttataaaactataaaaatgcccttcaagaaaaattattcGTTGGGCCTTAAAATATGCTTAACTCGAATAACAACTGGATGTAACAAACGGTTGGATGTAgattaaataatttctttgttcttatTAACTAAAGgatatacatataacaatCTATATCCATTGGTGAAAATTTGTCAATTACATTCTAATGGCTTCAACCAATAATCTCAATCCTTTTTCTAATACACTCACCAATCACTTTTtctgtatatatatgtatatatgtatagttttctttaagaaaaactaatcTAAACAAGAATAGTGGGATCAAAAGTAACAgtgttgaaatttgaatttcaatggCGGAAATTGATGGATAgctaaataattatttagctatatatatatatatttgttaattttgctatatttaaaaacaatccattaaaattagataaaatcACTATTGATTTGTACAAgtatattacaaatatgaatttcatcaatattttcataaaattaaaactatcaaTATTTGagcaataaatattttaatttgtttgaacaacataaaatattgtttaaacaCTAAATATTTACTTGATAATTTAAACCTTAAGCACGATCAATCAAACTTCTAACTTGGAGTTTggtttaaaataagaaataaaagaggAGAGGAAATGGAAGGACGAGGAGAGGGTCCGTAATTTCTCTTAAACTGACACTGAACACAACCACTCATTCCCTCTCACCTTTTCCCTTCTTCTCGCCGGCGATCTTCTTCCCCATCAACCTCCGGCCTCCACGCCCGCAAAGCTTCAAGATTCCCTCACCCGTTTCTCCATCATGCACTTTCTGTTCTAGggttcctttcctttcctttcctttcctttccccTCTTCTCTGTTTCCTGGTGAGTGACTTCACTGATTCTCCTctcattgttttgtttgtttctctCCACAATGCCTTGCTTTCTGCCAACGTTAAATGGTCCCCATGTTCGTAACGCTCTTTTAGAAGTACGTTTTCGGGTCTAATTCGTTATCAGGTCTCGCTTTACTATGCCCAATTTTGCGGAATGGAATGTTATCCAATTTTgtctcttttttaattttattctcatttcTCTTGGGCAATGTGCGTCTGTTGTGGGATGGGAAATGTTGATAAAACCTTCTCCCGGTAGTTTTATGTCTTGGaatttcaatcttttcttcatttcttgtAACTTTTGATGGGTTGTTGAGATAGAACATTGAGGCATTTGATATTTGCGGATCTGCTCTGTATAATTCACTCATATAGTTCGTTTACTCTTTCCTGCTGTTTCCATTGACTTGTATACTTTTGTAGGTGATTAATGGACTGCCAATCTAGTCACACATTTGATTCAGATGAAAGTGATATTGATATTCAGACTGAAATTTATGAGAAGGGTGGGAGTATAGACGATATTCGTAATGACTTGGATTTTTGCTTGCGTGACGATGATAAGGTAGCAGAACAATCTGTTGTTGATTTGCCTATGGATGGAGTAGAACCATACATAGGTATGGAGTTCAGTTCTAGAGATGAAGCTAGAGAATTCTATGTTAATTATGGTAGGCGTGTTGGATTCACCGTTCGAATACATCATAATCGTCGTTCCCGTGTAAACAATCAGGTGATTGGTCAGGATTTTGTCTGCTCAAAAGAAGGATTTCGTGCTAAGAAGTATGTATGCAGAAAAGACAGGATACTTCCAGCACCACCAATTACTCGAGAGGGATGTCAAGCAATGATGAGATTGGCTTTAAGGGATGGAGGGAAGTGGGCTGTCACTAAATTTGTTAAAGATCATAATCATCTGTTACTGAGTCCTAGTAAAGTCCCATGGAAAGGATCTGGAAAAAACTTGAGCGAGGTATGTTTTAggcttgtttgttttaataacTAATATACTCTCCCATATGCATTTCTATGGATTATTGCCTGTCTTGTTATAATTCAGGGTGTATTGGTTTTGTTTCCTATCTTGTTGGTTATCAAACTTGCTTTATCATGACCTTACTTGAACAAGATTTGTCAATAATTTGTACAACTATGTCCTTGAGTTCAAGCTTTGCTTTGTCAGTTTGCATTAGAAAACTATTAAATCATCAAACCCTAGAATCGAACTTTTGGTTTGACAATTGTCTTTTGTGTAGAAAGAAAAGGCATTGAGGACCTTGTGGttcttacttcttttttccaaCATGCTTGATGGGGTACCTTGAAttggatttttctttgaaattcaGTTGTTGTCATCGCTACTACAGCTGCGAGATTTAGAATGAATAATTGAAATTCTAGTTTGTGTTCCTTTCCCTTTAAGTGGTAGAGTTTCTTTTATCATCAATTTTATGTTGTGTATTCTATAATACTGCCATTGTCACTTGTCGGTTGGTTaatgtaatataaaatatcaactttagggtcaacattttatcaatgatttTACATCTAACATATTTCGTGTCGAGAGGAAGCCATCTCTAGTCTATTCCCATGGTTTTGCCATAGTTTGACAGCACTATTCATTCATCTAATTGTCTAGCCAAAAccatctttttcttaaatggaTCTTCAGTTTATGTTTCTATATCAATATGATTATCTGGCATGCACCCAAACGTGTTTATTATTCTACCTTTT
This is a stretch of genomic DNA from Cucumis sativus cultivar 9930 chromosome 4, Cucumber_9930_V3, whole genome shotgun sequence. It encodes these proteins:
- the LOC101211624 gene encoding 15-cis-zeta-carotene isomerase, chloroplastic isoform X2; the protein is MAVASATPPFSPPFLSSPRHRHRRPDAISFRPFSISTPNCLQQLPLSLNSFHIFRRPRLVAEASIGDRESGGSTSVSDDEGFVGEDAAAFDLSEQKLTSWVYFTVILGVVLFVLNVVWIDNSAGGVGKAFLDAVSGISDSHEVVMLLLIFIFAIVHSGLASLRDQGEKLVGERAFRVLFAGVSLPLAVSTVLWQLQSVPLLHQLVWLSSFVSFIFLYPSTFNLLEVAAVDKPKMHLWETGIIRITRHPQMVGQVIWCLAHTIWIGNSVAVAASIGLIGHHLFGVWNGDRRLAKRYGADFEAVKSRTSIIPFAAIVDGRQKLPDDYYKEFLRLPYLSITALTIGAYLAHPLMQAASFRLHW
- the LOC101211624 gene encoding 15-cis-zeta-carotene isomerase, chloroplastic isoform X1, with product MAVASATPPFSPPFLSSPRHRHRRPDAISFRPFSISTPNCLQQLPLSLNSFHIFRRPRLVAEASIGDRESGGSTSVSDDEGFVGEDAAAFDLSEQKLTSWVYFTVILGVVLFVLNVVWIDNSAGGVGKAFLDAVSGISDSHEVVMLLLIFIFAIVHSGLASLRDQGEKLVGERAFRVLFAGVSLPLAVSTVVYFINHRYDGVQLWQLQSVPLLHQLVWLSSFVSFIFLYPSTFNLLEVAAVDKPKMHLWETGIIRITRHPQMVGQVIWCLAHTIWIGNSVAVAASIGLIGHHLFGVWNGDRRLAKRYGADFEAVKSRTSIIPFAAIVDGRQKLPDDYYKEFLRLPYLSITALTIGAYLAHPLMQAASFRLHW
- the LOC101211375 gene encoding protein FAR1-RELATED SEQUENCE 5, producing MDCQSSHTFDSDESDIDIQTEIYEKGGSIDDIRNDLDFCLRDDDKVAEQSVVDLPMDGVEPYIGMEFSSRDEAREFYVNYGRRVGFTVRIHHNRRSRVNNQVIGQDFVCSKEGFRAKKYVCRKDRILPAPPITREGCQAMMRLALRDGGKWAVTKFVKDHNHLLLSPSKVPWKGSGKNLSEDEKDKRIRELSLELYNERQKYKRKCAAYEEQLKTIWKELEMHTECISNKVAEVVKSIREVEEEEESKGSNERWI